A window of Pseudomonas monteilii contains these coding sequences:
- the mutL gene encoding DNA mismatch repair protein MutL (This protein is involved in the repair of mismatches in DNA. It is required for dam-dependent methyl-directed DNA mismatch repair. Promotes the formation of a stable complex between two or more DNA-binding proteins in an ATP-dependent manner without itself being part of a final effector complex): MTGDARIQLLSPRLANQIAAGEVVERPASVIKELLENSLDSGARRIDVEVEQGGVKLLRVHDDGQGIAAEDLPMALARHATSKIRELEDLEGVLSLGFRGEALASISSVARLTLTSRTADAGEAWQVETEGRDMTPRVQPAAHPVGTSVEVRDLFFNTPARRKFLKSEKTEFDHLQEVIRRLALARFDVGFHLRHNGKVVLGLHEAPDEVARARRVGAICGPGFLEQALPIEIERNGLRLWGWVGLPTFSRSQADLQYFFVNGRAVRDKLVAHAVRQAYRDVLFNGRHPTFVLFLELDPTGVDVNVHPTKHEVRFREGRTVHDFLYGTLHRALADVRPQDHAPAVAPVEETAQPMGLQAGVFGPQGEMRLAASTLEPAGATSTLPASTGSSYSGGGGAGQGYAYTPRPAPPVPAAEAQAVYREFFSPLPGAAPAALPEAQGDIPPLGYALAQLKGIYILAENATGLVLVDMHAAHERIMYERLKVAMASEGLSGQPLLVPESLALSQREADCAEEHADWFRRLGFELQRLGPESLAIRQIPALLKQAEANRLVQDVLADLMEYGTSDRIQAHLNELLGTMACHGAVRANRRLAIPEMNALLRDMETTERSGQCNHGRPTWTQMGLDDLDKLFLRGR; encoded by the coding sequence ATGACGGGTGATGCACGCATCCAGTTGCTGAGCCCGCGACTGGCGAACCAGATCGCGGCCGGCGAGGTGGTGGAACGGCCCGCCTCGGTGATCAAGGAATTGCTGGAGAACAGCCTGGACTCCGGCGCCCGGCGTATCGACGTCGAGGTGGAGCAGGGCGGGGTCAAGCTGTTGCGCGTGCACGACGATGGCCAAGGTATCGCGGCAGAAGACCTGCCCATGGCCCTGGCGCGCCATGCCACCAGCAAGATCCGTGAACTGGAAGACCTCGAAGGCGTGTTGAGCCTGGGCTTTCGCGGTGAGGCGCTGGCTTCGATCAGTTCGGTGGCGCGCCTGACCCTCACCTCGCGCACCGCCGATGCCGGCGAAGCCTGGCAGGTGGAGACCGAAGGCCGTGACATGACGCCTCGCGTCCAGCCGGCCGCCCACCCCGTCGGCACCTCGGTCGAGGTGCGCGACCTGTTCTTCAATACACCGGCGCGGCGCAAGTTCCTCAAGAGCGAGAAGACCGAGTTCGACCACCTTCAGGAGGTCATCCGGCGCCTGGCGCTGGCGCGCTTCGACGTGGGCTTCCACCTGCGTCACAACGGCAAGGTGGTACTCGGCCTGCACGAAGCCCCTGACGAGGTCGCGCGCGCCCGGCGAGTCGGGGCCATCTGTGGCCCGGGCTTCCTCGAGCAGGCCCTGCCGATCGAGATCGAGCGCAACGGCCTGCGCCTGTGGGGCTGGGTCGGGCTGCCGACGTTCTCGCGTAGCCAGGCCGATCTGCAGTATTTCTTCGTCAATGGCCGCGCGGTGCGCGACAAGCTGGTCGCCCACGCCGTGCGCCAGGCCTATCGCGACGTGCTGTTCAATGGGCGGCATCCGACCTTCGTGCTGTTCCTGGAACTCGATCCGACCGGGGTCGACGTCAACGTGCACCCGACCAAGCACGAGGTGCGTTTCCGCGAGGGGCGCACGGTCCACGATTTCCTGTACGGCACGTTGCACCGTGCCCTGGCCGATGTGCGTCCGCAGGACCACGCGCCCGCCGTCGCACCGGTCGAAGAGACCGCGCAGCCCATGGGATTGCAGGCGGGGGTATTCGGCCCGCAAGGCGAAATGCGCCTGGCCGCCTCGACCCTGGAACCGGCGGGTGCAACGTCGACCCTGCCGGCATCGACCGGCAGCAGCTACAGCGGTGGAGGCGGCGCCGGCCAAGGCTATGCCTACACACCGCGTCCGGCGCCCCCGGTGCCAGCGGCCGAAGCTCAGGCCGTCTACCGCGAGTTCTTCTCGCCACTGCCCGGTGCGGCACCGGCCGCCCTGCCCGAAGCGCAGGGGGACATTCCGCCTCTGGGGTATGCCCTGGCCCAGCTCAAGGGCATCTACATCCTGGCCGAGAATGCCACCGGCCTGGTGCTGGTGGACATGCACGCGGCCCACGAGCGCATCATGTACGAACGGCTGAAGGTCGCCATGGCCAGCGAAGGCCTGAGTGGCCAGCCCCTGCTGGTGCCCGAGTCCCTGGCGCTGAGCCAGCGCGAGGCCGACTGCGCTGAGGAGCACGCCGACTGGTTCCGCCGCCTGGGCTTCGAGCTGCAGCGGCTCGGCCCGGAAAGCCTGGCGATCCGGCAGATCCCGGCACTGCTCAAGCAGGCCGAGGCCAACCGCCTGGTGCAGGACGTGCTGGCCGATCTCATGGAGTACGGCACCAGCGACCGGATCCAGGCGCACCTCAACGAACTGCTCGGCACCATGGCCTGCCATGGCGCGGTGCGGGCCAACCGTCGGCTGGCGATTCCGGAAATGAACGCCCTGCTGCGGGACATGGAAACCACCGAACGCAGCGGCCAGTGCAACCATGGCCGCCCGACCTGGACCCAGATGGGTCTGGACGATCTCGACAAACTTTTCCTGCGCGGTCGGTGA
- a CDS encoding N-acetylmuramoyl-L-alanine amidase encodes MRLRALVTLVGLLLTAVTIDALAATQVKSVRLWRAPDNTRLVFDLTGPVQHNVFTLSAPNRLVIDINGATLGGPLNVATSNTPITSLRSAQRTPTDLRVVIDLKQAVTPKSFTLAPNAQYGNRLVVDLYDSEADAIAASTPAPAPAIAPATVPVPTVTRAPVPVPSAPTQSTLKLPPAPSGKRDIVVAIDAGHGGEDPGASGSRGQHEKDIVLQIAKELQRQIGAEKGYRAELTRTGDYFIPLRKRTEIARKKGADLFISIHADAAPSTAAFGASVFALSDRGATSETARWLADSENRSDLIGGAGNVSLDDKDRMLAGVLLDLSMTATLSSSLNVGQKVLGNMGRITSLHKRRVEQAGFMVLKSPDIPSILVETGFISNANEAAKLATQSHQQALARSITSGVKQFFQQNPPPGTYIAWLRDSGKIAQGPREHTVRPGETLAMLAVRYQVSEAGLRSANGLKTDALKVGQQLNIPNTTLASQ; translated from the coding sequence ATGCGCCTACGCGCACTGGTCACTCTGGTTGGGCTGCTGTTGACGGCAGTGACCATCGATGCGCTGGCCGCTACACAGGTCAAGAGCGTGCGCCTGTGGCGCGCGCCGGACAACACACGCCTGGTGTTCGACCTGACCGGCCCGGTACAGCACAACGTCTTCACCTTGAGCGCACCGAACCGTCTGGTCATCGACATCAACGGCGCGACCCTGGGCGGGCCGCTCAACGTCGCGACATCCAATACGCCGATCACCAGCCTGCGTTCGGCCCAGCGCACGCCCACCGACCTGCGCGTGGTGATCGACCTCAAGCAGGCCGTGACGCCCAAGAGCTTCACCCTGGCGCCGAACGCCCAGTACGGCAACCGCCTGGTGGTCGATCTGTACGACAGCGAAGCCGACGCGATCGCGGCCAGTACGCCTGCGCCCGCGCCTGCCATCGCCCCAGCCACGGTGCCGGTGCCGACTGTCACCCGTGCACCGGTGCCCGTGCCGTCCGCGCCGACGCAGTCCACGCTCAAGTTGCCGCCCGCGCCGAGCGGCAAGCGCGACATCGTGGTCGCCATCGACGCCGGTCACGGCGGCGAAGACCCGGGGGCTTCCGGCTCGCGCGGCCAGCATGAGAAAGACATCGTGCTGCAGATCGCCAAGGAGCTGCAGCGCCAGATCGGTGCCGAAAAAGGCTACCGGGCCGAGCTGACCCGGACCGGCGACTACTTCATCCCGCTGCGCAAGCGCACCGAGATCGCACGCAAGAAAGGCGCCGACCTGTTCATCTCCATCCACGCCGACGCGGCGCCGTCCACGGCGGCCTTCGGGGCTTCGGTGTTCGCCCTGTCCGACCGCGGCGCCACGTCCGAGACGGCGCGCTGGCTGGCCGACAGCGAAAACCGTTCCGACCTGATCGGCGGTGCCGGCAACGTCAGCCTCGACGACAAGGACCGCATGCTCGCCGGGGTGCTGCTCGACCTGTCGATGACCGCTACCCTCAGCTCCAGCCTGAACGTGGGGCAGAAGGTGCTCGGCAACATGGGCCGCATCACGTCGCTGCACAAGCGCCGTGTCGAGCAGGCCGGGTTCATGGTGCTCAAGTCGCCGGACATCCCGTCGATCCTGGTCGAAACCGGGTTCATCTCCAATGCCAACGAAGCCGCCAAGCTGGCCACTCAGAGCCATCAGCAGGCCCTGGCGCGCTCGATCACCAGTGGCGTGAAGCAGTTCTTCCAGCAGAACCCGCCACCGGGCACCTACATCGCCTGGCTGCGTGACAGCGGCAAGATCGCCCAAGGGCCGCGCGAGCACACCGTGCGACCTGGCGAGACGCTGGCGATGCTCGCCGTGCGCTACCAGGTCAGCGAGGCCGGGCTGCGCAGCGCCAATGGCCTGAAGACCGACGCGCTCAAGGTCGGCCAACAACTGAACATCCCCAACACCACGCTGGCGTCGCAATGA
- a CDS encoding transposase: MAMPSSEHSTIIGVDVAKAELVIYEDSSGQLSTIANNKTAIKQWIKALHGKVSIAIEATNVYHLLFTDMVHEAGHTLYLMDGYALSHYRKGIGSRAKTDPIDARVLARYLKNEGANLTPWVPPSTLYRDLVSLFRRRAMLVQTRTALRLSWEGEPLLKNLLKSQLTSMKRLEDLIENMIKKLLDQAGLMPLVKQCMKVEGIGFLTAARLVATYQRGEFKSADAFIAFLGMDLRVAQSGKKKERSTLTKRGDPEVRRLLHNAAMSAGRTAAWKTFYEDKQSRGFKKTQVLVMLARKLARVVFALIRSGEEYRPKAA; encoded by the coding sequence ATGGCAATGCCATCATCCGAACACAGCACGATCATAGGCGTCGACGTTGCTAAGGCTGAGCTCGTCATTTACGAAGACAGCTCCGGACAGTTGAGCACTATTGCCAACAACAAGACGGCCATCAAGCAATGGATCAAGGCATTGCACGGCAAGGTCTCGATTGCAATCGAGGCCACCAATGTCTATCACCTGCTGTTTACCGATATGGTCCATGAAGCAGGACATACCCTTTACTTGATGGATGGTTATGCCCTGAGTCACTACCGAAAAGGTATTGGTTCACGCGCCAAGACTGACCCGATCGATGCAAGGGTACTGGCCCGGTACCTCAAGAACGAAGGCGCTAATCTTACCCCCTGGGTCCCCCCTTCGACACTCTATCGCGACCTTGTCAGCCTGTTTCGCAGGCGCGCGATGCTCGTCCAGACGCGTACAGCGCTGAGACTGAGCTGGGAGGGTGAGCCGCTGCTCAAGAACCTTTTGAAGTCCCAGCTCACCTCGATGAAGCGCCTTGAAGACCTCATTGAAAACATGATCAAGAAGCTGCTCGACCAGGCAGGACTGATGCCGTTAGTAAAGCAGTGTATGAAAGTTGAAGGTATTGGTTTTCTTACCGCTGCGCGTTTGGTCGCCACCTACCAGCGAGGCGAGTTCAAGAGTGCCGATGCCTTTATCGCCTTTCTAGGAATGGACCTGCGAGTGGCTCAGTCGGGCAAGAAAAAAGAACGCTCGACGTTGACCAAACGAGGCGATCCAGAGGTCCGTCGTTTGCTGCACAACGCGGCGATGTCAGCAGGTAGGACAGCTGCTTGGAAAACGTTTTACGAAGACAAGCAGAGCCGCGGTTTTAAAAAGACTCAAGTCCTGGTCATGCTGGCCCGCAAGCTGGCTCGAGTGGTCTTTGCCCTGATCAGAAGCGGAGAGGAATATCGTCCCAAAGCCGCTTAA
- the miaA gene encoding tRNA (adenosine(37)-N6)-dimethylallyltransferase MiaA (IPP transferase; isopentenyltransferase; involved in tRNA modification; in Escherichia coli this enzyme catalyzes the addition of a delta2-isopentenyl group from dimethylallyl diphosphate to the N6-nitrogen of adenosine adjacent to the anticodon of tRNA species that read codons starting with uracil; further tRNA modifications may occur; mutations in miaA result in defects in translation efficiency and fidelity), with protein sequence MSGKPPAIFLMGPTAAGKTDLAIALTQVLPCELISVDSALIYRDMDIGTAKPSKDVLAAHPHRLIDIRDPAQSYSAAEFRHDALAAMAEISARGRIPLLVGGTMLYYKALVEGLADMPPADAQVRADLEAEMAALGLAELHRQLAEVDPESAARIHPNDPQRLVRALEVYRVSGQSMTVHRTRQQQAAQAGDDAALPYTVASLAIAPANRHVLHERIALRFAQMLEQGFVEEVQALRNRRDLHAGLPSIRAVGYRQVWDHLDGALTAAQMQERGVIATRQLAKRQFTWLRSWPDLHWLDSLADDNLSRTLKYLRTISILG encoded by the coding sequence ATGAGCGGCAAGCCCCCTGCAATCTTTCTCATGGGCCCGACGGCGGCCGGCAAGACCGACCTTGCCATCGCGCTGACCCAGGTCCTGCCCTGCGAGCTGATCAGCGTCGACTCGGCGCTGATCTACCGTGACATGGACATCGGTACCGCCAAGCCGTCCAAGGACGTGCTCGCGGCCCATCCGCACCGCCTGATCGACATCCGCGACCCGGCGCAAAGCTATTCGGCTGCCGAATTCCGCCACGACGCCCTGGCGGCGATGGCCGAGATCAGCGCCCGTGGGCGCATCCCGCTGCTGGTGGGCGGCACCATGCTCTATTACAAGGCCCTGGTCGAAGGCCTGGCGGACATGCCGCCGGCCGACGCCCAGGTCCGCGCCGACCTCGAGGCCGAAATGGCTGCCCTCGGCCTGGCCGAGCTGCACCGGCAACTGGCCGAGGTCGACCCTGAGTCGGCCGCGCGCATCCACCCCAACGACCCGCAGCGACTGGTGCGTGCCCTGGAGGTCTACCGCGTCAGCGGGCAGAGCATGACCGTCCACCGGACCCGTCAGCAGCAGGCGGCGCAGGCCGGCGATGACGCGGCGTTGCCCTACACCGTCGCCAGTCTGGCGATCGCGCCGGCGAATCGTCACGTCCTGCATGAACGAATTGCGTTACGATTTGCCCAAATGCTGGAGCAGGGCTTCGTCGAGGAAGTGCAAGCACTTCGAAACAGACGTGACTTGCACGCCGGATTGCCGTCTATACGAGCAGTGGGCTATCGGCAGGTCTGGGACCATCTCGATGGCGCGCTGACCGCGGCGCAGATGCAGGAGCGTGGCGTGATCGCGACCCGGCAGCTGGCCAAGCGGCAATTCACCTGGCTGCGGAGCTGGCCTGACCTGCATTGGCTGGACAGCCTGGCCGATGACAACCTGTCGCGCACCTTGAAATACCTCAGGACCATCTCCATATTGGGCTGA
- a CDS encoding tRNA threonylcarbamoyladenosine biosynthesis protein TsaE, with amino-acid sequence MSGITVYLADEAATVAFGARLAGLTAGHGILFLEGDLGAGKTTLSRGLIRGLGHAGAVKSPTFTVVEPYEIGEVRAYHFDLYRLADPEELEFMGIRDYFEGDPLCLFEWPGKGEGILPKPDLTITIRPQDSGRSLHLTPHSARADGWCTALAAEFTQ; translated from the coding sequence GTGTCTGGCATAACCGTGTATCTGGCCGATGAAGCGGCAACCGTCGCCTTCGGCGCGCGCCTGGCCGGGTTGACCGCCGGGCATGGCATCCTGTTTCTCGAGGGCGACCTCGGTGCGGGCAAGACCACGCTCTCCCGCGGCCTGATCCGTGGCCTGGGTCACGCAGGTGCGGTCAAGAGCCCGACCTTCACCGTGGTCGAACCTTATGAGATCGGTGAGGTCCGTGCTTATCATTTCGATCTGTATCGGCTGGCCGATCCGGAGGAGCTGGAATTCATGGGCATTCGCGACTATTTCGAGGGTGACCCGCTGTGCCTGTTCGAGTGGCCGGGCAAGGGTGAGGGCATTTTGCCAAAGCCTGACCTGACCATTACCATACGCCCGCAAGACAGCGGCCGATCGCTGCACCTGACGCCACACAGCGCACGCGCCGATGGCTGGTGCACGGCGCTGGCGGCCGAATTCACACAGTAA
- a CDS encoding oligoribonuclease, translating to MQNPQNLIWIDLEMTGLDPDSDVIIEMATIVTDSDLNTLAEGPVIAIHHSDDVLARMDEWNTRTHGASGLTQRVRDSRIDMAEAEAQTLAFLEQWVPKGKSPICGNSICQDRRFLYRHMRGLENYFHYRNLDVSTLKELAARWAPTVRDGFRKGNTHLALDDIRESIAELRHYREHFIKV from the coding sequence ATGCAGAACCCACAGAACCTGATCTGGATCGACCTGGAGATGACCGGGCTGGACCCGGACAGCGACGTCATCATCGAGATGGCCACCATCGTCACCGACAGCGACCTCAACACCCTGGCCGAAGGCCCGGTGATCGCCATCCACCACAGCGACGACGTGCTGGCACGGATGGACGAGTGGAACACCCGGACCCACGGCGCCTCGGGCCTGACCCAGCGGGTGCGCGACAGCCGCATCGACATGGCCGAGGCCGAAGCGCAGACCCTGGCCTTCCTGGAGCAATGGGTGCCCAAGGGCAAATCGCCGATCTGCGGCAACAGCATCTGCCAGGACCGCCGCTTCCTGTACCGGCACATGCGCGGGCTGGAAAACTACTTCCATTACCGCAACCTGGACGTCTCCACCCTCAAGGAGCTGGCCGCGCGCTGGGCGCCGACGGTGCGTGATGGTTTCCGCAAGGGCAATACCCACCTGGCCCTGGACGACATCCGCGAATCGATCGCCGAATTACGTCACTACCGTGAGCACTTCATCAAGGTCTGA
- a CDS encoding carbohydrate kinase — translation MPQTKHSQSTPRPIHGEDLAGLAPRSPDAHKGDFGHVLIVGGDLGTGGSVLLSGEAALRCGAGLVSVATRPEHVGAGLTRLPETMCLGVASANQLMPVLERASVVVVGPGLGQAAWGRGLLSAVVTARVPQVWDADALNLLASTPMTLPDGSLITPHPGEAARLLGLSIQDVQADRPGAARALAQRYGVVCVLKGAGTLVADPAGRLARCDHGHPAMAGAGLGDVLTGVLAALMAQGLEAWAAACLGVWLHARAGERLGQQGRGLAASDLIPVIRTLLEEHSACLA, via the coding sequence ATGCCTCAGACCAAACACAGCCAAAGCACACCTCGACCGATCCACGGCGAGGACCTCGCGGGCCTGGCGCCTCGCTCGCCCGACGCACACAAGGGCGACTTCGGGCATGTCCTGATCGTCGGTGGCGACCTGGGCACCGGCGGTTCGGTCCTGCTCAGTGGCGAAGCGGCGCTGCGCTGCGGCGCCGGCCTGGTCAGCGTCGCCACGCGGCCCGAGCACGTCGGTGCCGGCCTGACCCGGCTGCCCGAAACCATGTGCCTGGGCGTCGCCTCGGCCAACCAGCTCATGCCGGTGCTCGAGCGCGCCTCGGTGGTGGTGGTCGGCCCGGGGCTCGGGCAGGCGGCCTGGGGGCGCGGCCTGCTGTCGGCGGTGGTCACCGCACGTGTCCCGCAGGTCTGGGACGCCGATGCGCTCAACCTGCTGGCCAGCACCCCCATGACCTTGCCCGACGGCAGCCTGATCACGCCCCATCCCGGCGAAGCCGCGCGTCTGCTGGGCCTGTCCATCCAGGACGTGCAGGCCGATCGACCGGGTGCGGCGCGTGCTCTGGCACAGCGGTACGGGGTGGTCTGCGTGCTCAAGGGCGCCGGGACACTGGTGGCCGATCCGGCCGGACGGCTGGCGCGCTGCGATCATGGGCATCCGGCCATGGCCGGTGCCGGGCTCGGCGATGTGCTGACCGGCGTGCTTGCGGCCTTGATGGCGCAGGGGCTGGAGGCCTGGGCGGCAGCGTGTCTCGGCGTCTGGCTGCACGCCCGCGCCGGCGAACGACTGGGTCAACAGGGGCGCGGGCTGGCGGCCAGCGACCTGATTCCGGTCATCAGAACTTTGTTGGAGGAGCATTCAGCGTGTCTGGCATAA
- a CDS encoding epoxyqueuosine reductase — MSVHSLDLAALALSVKDWGQALGFSHVGIAGIDLGEHEHHLRRWLDAGHHGDMEYMGAHGNKRSYPAELVPGTVRVISLRMDYLPGDTAMAQRLAQPEKAYISRYALGRDYHKLVRKRVQHLAERIQAEIGPFGFRAFVDSAPVLEKALAQQAGLGWIGKNTLLLNRKAGSYFFLAELFVDLPLPVDEAQATEHCGRCQACLDICPTQAFVGPYQLDARRCISYLTIELKTAIPVELRPLIGNRVFGCDDCQITCPWNRFARPTAESDFMPRHGLENADLAALFLWDEATFLSRTEGSPLRRAGYERWLRNLAVGLGNAPSTIPVLEALQARRDHPSELVREHVAWALERHGV; from the coding sequence ATGTCTGTCCACTCTCTCGATCTTGCCGCGCTGGCCCTGTCCGTCAAGGATTGGGGGCAGGCGCTAGGCTTTTCTCACGTTGGCATCGCCGGTATCGACCTGGGCGAGCATGAACATCACTTGCGTCGCTGGCTGGACGCCGGCCACCACGGCGACATGGAGTACATGGGTGCGCATGGCAACAAGCGGTCGTACCCGGCCGAGCTGGTGCCCGGCACGGTGCGGGTGATTTCCCTGCGCATGGACTATTTGCCCGGCGATACCGCCATGGCCCAGCGCCTGGCGCAGCCCGAGAAAGCCTACATCTCACGTTATGCCCTGGGGCGCGACTACCACAAGCTGGTGCGCAAGCGCGTGCAGCACCTGGCCGAGCGCATCCAGGCCGAGATCGGCCCCTTCGGCTTTCGTGCCTTCGTCGACAGTGCACCGGTGCTGGAAAAAGCCCTGGCCCAGCAGGCCGGCCTGGGCTGGATCGGCAAGAACACCCTGCTGCTCAACCGCAAGGCCGGCAGCTACTTCTTCCTCGCCGAGCTGTTCGTCGACCTGCCCCTGCCGGTAGACGAGGCCCAGGCCACCGAGCACTGCGGCCGCTGCCAGGCCTGCCTGGACATCTGCCCGACCCAGGCCTTCGTCGGCCCTTACCAGCTCGACGCACGGCGCTGCATTTCCTACCTGACCATCGAATTGAAGACCGCCATTCCGGTCGAGCTGCGCCCGCTCATCGGCAACCGCGTCTTCGGCTGCGACGACTGCCAGATCACCTGCCCGTGGAACCGCTTCGCCCGACCGACCGCCGAAAGCGACTTCATGCCCCGTCATGGCCTGGAGAATGCCGACCTGGCGGCGCTGTTCCTGTGGGACGAAGCGACCTTCCTGAGCAGGACCGAAGGCTCGCCCCTGCGCCGCGCCGGGTATGAGCGCTGGCTGCGCAACCTGGCGGTGGGCCTGGGCAACGCGCCGTCCACGATCCCGGTGCTGGAGGCCCTGCAGGCGCGACGCGATCACCCGTCCGAGCTGGTGCGCGAGCATGTCGCCTGGGCCCTCGAACGGCATGGGGTGTAG
- a CDS encoding ribosome biogenesis GTPase RsgA: MAKRQLNRRQNWRIEKIQGERAARAAKREQQVLQELEGGDLGPERLGLVIAHFGVQVDVEAQDGEAVGEIFRCHLRANLPALVTGDRVVWRAGNQGIGVIVAQMPRSTELCRPNNHGQLKPVAANVDRIVIVFAPAPEPQANLIDRYLVAAEHAGIQPLLLLNKADLIDDHNRASLEALLAVYRSLDYPLLEVSAHGGDGMQRLQEALDGFTSVFVGQSGVGKSSLVNSLLPAARTRVGDLSDWSGQGTHTTTTARLYHFPNGGDLIDSPGIREFGLMHVSRDDVEAGFIEFRDLLGRCRFRDCKHDREPGCALLGALEEGRIQPQRMHSYRSIIASLPEDEY, from the coding sequence ATGGCCAAACGCCAGCTCAACCGCCGCCAGAATTGGCGCATCGAAAAAATCCAGGGCGAGCGCGCTGCACGTGCCGCCAAACGCGAACAGCAGGTGCTGCAAGAACTCGAAGGCGGCGACCTGGGCCCGGAGCGACTGGGGCTGGTGATCGCGCATTTCGGCGTGCAAGTCGATGTCGAAGCCCAGGACGGCGAAGCGGTCGGCGAGATCTTCCGGTGCCACCTGCGTGCCAATCTGCCTGCCCTGGTAACGGGCGATCGGGTGGTCTGGCGTGCCGGCAACCAGGGGATCGGCGTGATCGTCGCGCAGATGCCGCGCAGCACCGAGCTGTGCCGCCCCAACAACCATGGCCAGCTCAAGCCGGTGGCGGCGAACGTCGACCGGATCGTCATCGTCTTCGCCCCGGCGCCCGAGCCCCAGGCCAACCTGATCGACCGCTACCTGGTGGCGGCCGAGCATGCGGGGATCCAACCGTTGCTGCTGCTCAACAAGGCCGATCTGATCGACGATCACAACCGGGCGTCGCTGGAAGCCCTGCTGGCCGTGTATCGCAGCCTGGACTACCCGCTGCTGGAAGTCTCCGCGCACGGCGGCGATGGCATGCAACGCCTGCAAGAAGCGCTGGACGGTTTCACCAGTGTGTTCGTCGGGCAGTCCGGCGTCGGCAAGTCCTCGCTGGTCAACAGCCTGCTGCCGGCGGCGCGTACCCGAGTGGGCGACTTGTCCGACTGGTCCGGGCAAGGGACGCATACCACGACCACGGCACGGCTTTACCACTTCCCCAATGGCGGCGACCTGATCGACTCGCCCGGCATCCGTGAATTCGGCCTGATGCACGTGAGCCGCGACGATGTCGAGGCGGGCTTCATCGAATTCCGCGATTTGCTGGGGCGGTGCCGCTTCCGCGATTGCAAGCATGACCGTGAGCCGGGGTGCGCGTTGCTGGGCGCCTTGGAAGAAGGGCGGATCCAGCCGCAGCGGATGCACAGCTACCGGTCGATCATTGCCAGTTTGCCGGAAGATGAGTACTGA